A stretch of DNA from Cerasicoccus sp. TK19100:
CCTTTTTGATATTGATATCCCCGTGGCGGCAGGCCAGCCCGCCGTCCAACCACAGGAAGTGGTGTTTCGAGGAAAACCCGTGGTGGTTTACCAGGACAGAGAGCGCACCATCGTCATCGAACCGCTAAAAACCAAAGATTCCGCCGATTCCTGAAACTTTTTGCGCCCGCGAGCGTTTGCGTATTTAAAGAACCAACATGAAACCAGACGACCAACCCACGGATCCCCTCGACGCGCTGCTCAGCCGTCAGCCCGTGAAGCCCAAGGCGGACTTCGCGGAGCGGACCCTTGCGCGTCTGGATAAGGAGCTCGCCGAACGCCCCGAAGCTGCGGCCTTCGATGCCGAGCTGGACGCGTTGCTCGCCGCCCAGCCACTCAAGCCCAGTGCCGAGCTGACGGACAAAGTCTTGGCCGAAATTTCGGCTGATCAAACTGCGCAGCCAGAGGAAAACAAAATCATCGGCTTCCCCTCATGGGTGGTCGCGCTGGGCTCGATCGCCGCGCTGATGGTGCTCGGCATGTTCAGCTTTATCACGCTTTTCGACTACGCCAAGAGCCAGAAACAACCCACCGGCCCGGCCATCGTCCAGAACGACGCGTCCGCGCAAACGACTTCTGACCAAACGCCGGAAACCACAACCACACAGCCAGACACCGAGACCGAGGTTTACGTGGCCAGCGTCGAGTCCAGCGACATCCCGCTGCCGGGCAACGCCATGGACGAGTCGACCGAAATCGTGGAATTTGAAAACGTCCTGACCCTCGACGAAACGTTGGACGATATCCTGTTGCTCGCCGATCTGGAAACCCTGGACAGCCTTCAAGCCTTTCTTAACTAGCCATGTTCGCCGTAAAATACAGTCGCCCTCGCATCCTGATCGCCACGCTTTCGCTGAGCGCGCTGACGCTGGGCGGATTGTTCGCGCAAAACCAGCGCTACCCGGGCCTGGCCGCACCGTTCGCACCACCTCCGCCACCTCCGCCCGCCGATGCGGTTGATGCGCCGCCACCACCCGACAATCGCCCATCCATGGAGCAACGGCAGGAGGCCAAGCGCCTCATCAATGAATTTAACGACTCCAGCGCCACCTACGACGAAGAGCAAAGCGACCGCGTAACCATGGAGCAGCTTCACGCGCTGGAGCGCTTCCTCGAAATGCCCCCCGAGCAACTCGCCCGCATTCGCCAGACCATTGAGCGCGTCGAGGCCATGAGCCCGGAGGAGAAAGACGCCATTCGCGCCCGTATCGCCGCCTTCCGCAACCTGGAGGAAGAAAAGATCAACCGCATCCGGAAATTTCACCAGGTGTGGAGCAATCTGGATCCGCAGGAGCGCCGCCTCGTCCACCGTTATATCATGACTCTCCCTCGCGATGAGGCGGAGCAAATCCGGCAACAGACCGCCTCCATGTCCGCACAAGAGCAACTGGCACATTTTAATGAGCTGCTAGCCCGCGCCGAGGCCGCAGATGCCGCTGGAGAGCTGCCCTCGATGGCGGACAACATCCGCCGCTGGCGTCGTGACCGTCGTGACAATAGCGACAACGGCCGCGACCAGAATGGCTACATGAACACCCGCCGCCAGCAGGAGGAGCCTCTTCCCGGCCCCCCGCCAAGCCAACCAGCGGAGTAATTTGCGCGACCAAATCAAGCCACCGTTGCGGGCAGCGATAAACGCACTACACGATGTGCCGGTAAGAAAAGCTGTCATATAAAATCTCGCCGAGTCTAGCTAGCGGTCGATCCGGTGTTCGTGCTCGCTGCAGACTTTTTGGCGGCTCTTTTTCTAGCCGTCTTTTTGGTGGCAGCTTTTTTCGTCACTTTTTTCACGGCTTTTTTAGTGGCCTTCTTAGCGACGGCCTTCTTAGCGGCTTTTTTCACCGACGCTTTTTTAGCTGCCTTTTTGGCGGTCGCCTTTTTGGCTGTTTTCTTCGCGGCGACTTTCTTGCTAGCTGCCTTCTTGACCGCTTTCTTGGAAACTTTTTTAGCCGCCTTTTTGGTCGTCACCTTCTTGGCCGCGGACTTTTTCGCGCCGGCTTTCTTTTTACCGGACTTCTTCGACTTCTTAGGCGTGGCCTTGGCATCGGCCTCAGCCGCGGCCTGCTCGGAATAGACGGTCTCGTGGATCTTGCTTAAGTTGTCCTCGATCTTGGCAATGACCGGCGAGGTCAGCTCGTAAGTGGAGTTGTAGATATTCGTGAGGGTATCACAGGTCTTATCCAGGAGGTCCTCGTGATAGTCGCGGGACTTCACTTTCTGCGTGCGCAGAAACTTCTTCATCTTCTTCGCGAGCTGGCCTTTTTTTAATTTTTTCATAGTCTTGCCTTTCAGTCGTTTAGGCAATGTTAGGAACCATATCAGCGTTTGGCAAGAAAACGTTACGAAGCTTGGGCTTTCTGCATAAACCTTCCTATCGAAGTGTGCAGCCTAAAGAATCTTTGGGCTGCGGCGTATAAAAACACATATGAAGATCGCTGAACCAGCCAAAGCGCAAAAGCTTGCTGGCTCAGGTATACTGGAGCTGGTAATTTTAACCGGCTGAAAACCTTCACCCGATAATCGAACGCCAAGCAAAAGGTTTTGCCCAATCAAGCCCTCGAGTTTGGCTCGTCCTTCTGCTCCAAGACCTGAGTAGGACTGGTAATAGCCATTGCCGGTAATCGTCTGATAAACTGCATCAGTAACATTGAGTTGGAAAATGATATCGCCTCCAGACCAGATTTGAGAGGCCAAAACTGTATCAGAGTAATAGCCTCCAGGATGACCAACATTCGTATCGAAAGCTTTTTCGTTCCAGTAATCTACGACGCTGTTTGTCGTGCCGCCAAGGTCTCGAAGACTCCAAGAAATAAGTCCCGCTCCCCCAATATCATGTGGAGTTCCACTATCTGAGCCAAAAATCGCGAATTCTTTGGTATTGGTGTTGAGTCTGAGTTCTAGAACCGCTGAAGCATTGCACGCCAATATCAGGAATAGTGAAAGACAGAAGAATTGACGAATTAGAGTCTTGTTCGGTTTGCGCAGCATAATGTGAACACTCGAACTATTAACAAACACACGCACAAGAAAAAGCATGTAGCAATATGGTTAATTATTACACCATAAAGCCACATAACTTTTATATATGCTGCAAAACTCAACAATAAAAGCGGGCAGAAAACACGAGTAAAACAGCTATTGCAAAATAAAAATGGTTACAAACTAGCAATACCATGTCGCATCATTTTGGAATCTATCGGTCCAGCCGGACGTTGCCTAGTAGCCGACGGTGCGGCCGAGATAATTGATCATCCAGTGCTCTTTCCAGAGGCGGTAGCGGCCCTCGAAGGACAGGCGACCGTGCTCTTCCTGAAACTCGTGCGGGAGCAGGTAACCGGACTGCAAATTCGCAATTTCCAGGCTGGTTTGCTGGCGATTCATGTCGTCCAGCGAATCGTCGTCTTCCCACATCTCGACGTTGACGCCCTCACGAAGCAAGCGGCGGCGATGGTAACGCAGGAGCTTGTCGAGCTTGCGCATGAGCGGCTTGCGGACGATGAACCATTTCTCCGGATAAAATCCACCAAAGGGCATGGTGAGGTTCGACGTGATGACTCGCTCGCCCTCACGCGTCTTGGTGGTGAGCACGTAGCACACTTGGTGCGAGTTAACGCCGTTGGGGAAAAACATGACCTGTAGCCGTACGAGGCCCTGCTCATCCTGATAAATGCTGGAGCGGATCACGAAGTCCTTAATCAGCTCGGCCTTCAGGGAATCCATCTTCTTAAAGCCCGTGCTGCGGAGCCAGTCGCGCAGCAGAATAAAGCGCTTGTCAGCCGGCCACTCGTCACCCTCGGAGTTCTTGCGAAAGCGCGGAAACAGCGGGATCGGCCCTTTGCTCACCGCACACACCTCCAGCCAATTGTAGAGCGTTTCGAGCAAAAACCAGCCCAGAAACGAGACCGCCGCGAGCACCCAAAATGGACGCTCCGACCAGCCAAATTCACGCGCCGCCGCCGCCACTGTAAAGGCGAACAGCAACCAGCGAAGCCAACGATTGAGTATCGACAGAACCGGGCTTTGCCAGTGATTGTTCGCCAAACTGATCCCCAGCGAGAGGATCAACAGGCCGAATACAATCTGTGTGCAAACTGACATTTAGCGGTTTAGACGGCGAAATAGGGGGTTGGGTTCCATATTTCACCAGGGGCCGAAACCCGGGCGGGAGACGCTCCCTTAGTTCAAGCGCAACGGCATGATGACGCACAGGAAACTATCCAGGGTCTTAAACACGCCAGGGCTGAGCTCGTCCTTAAATTCAAAGTAAACCTCGTCTTGGGCGAGGGCCTTGAGCGGATCCAGCAGGAACTGCGGATTGAAGGCCACGGTGACCTCGCCGCCTTCGTAGCTGATGGCCATGGACTCGTGGGACTCGCCGTATTCGGGCGACGAACCGGTGATCTCGAGCAGATTGTCCGACAGCTTCAACTTCACGGAGTTGTTTTTGTCGCTCGTCACGAGTGCTGCGCGCTGCACGCATTCAGCCAACAACTCACGTTCGATTTTGATCCGGTTTTCGGTCTCCTTGGGGATGACCTGCTTGTAGTCCGGATACTTGCCCTCGACGATCTTGGAGACGAGGTAAATGGAGTCCACCAGGCCACTGTCGTCATCGGTTGCGATCTGGATCTCGAAAGCCACCTGACGGTCGCTAAAGGTAATTTTCACGTCCTCGCCCTGGCCGAGCAAGCGCTGCAGCTCGTCCACCGTCTTCGCTGGCAGGATGAGGTCACCGGCGTTGTCTTCGACAACTTCCACTTCGTTGCTGCACAGGGCCAGGCGGCGGCCATCGGTGGCGACGAGGGTCATCGAATTATCGCGGAACTGGAAGAACACGCCGTTGAGGATGTAGCGGTTCTCGTCCTTGGACTGAGCGTAGGAGACGTTCTTGAGCATGCCCACGACGTCGTCCTGCTTGAGATTGAAAATGTGCTGGTCGGCAAAGCTCGGCAGTGGCGGGAACTCGTCCTCGCTGATGCCCATGATGCGGAACAGGGAGCCGCCGGAAGTGATCTTGGCCTGATTGCCGGAAGAGGCGTCCACTTCGACCTCGCTGTTGGGCAGGGCGCGGACGATGGTGGCCAGCTTGCGGACCGGAAGCGTAATGCCGCCGGGCTGGGAGACTTCGGCCTTGATGCGGCAACGGATGCCGAGGTCGAGATTCGTAGTTGTCAGGGATAGCTGGTTACCTTCGGCCTGGATGAGCACGTTGCTGAGGATGGGCATCGTGGCGCGGGAGCCCACCACGTTCAGCACCTGTTGCAGGCCGGTAGCGAAATGATCACGGTGAATCTTGAACTTCATTGGAACAAAAAGTGGGTGTTTTCGGACTTACTGGCAACGTTAGATTATTAGGAAAATATTTTATAAAATTCTCTATTCCCTATTATAGGCGGAGCATGAGTGTAACAAGCCTGTAACTGCCTGTTTTCAAACAGCTTGCGCCAGAGATTGAAGGGGAATAACTTTGAGGGCAAGCCCGAACAAAGAATAACATGTCAGTAAGTTGCCGCTTATTCGCAACTATCCCCTGAGTTACCCCCACGTTGTTCCGAATGAGTTTCGGCCGCGTTTCGAAGGTGTTTCCTTGAAGATGTTTCGCTGCGTTTGCTGGGAGGATGTTGAGAAATATGGTGAGGCGAATTTGAAAATTGGCACCCAGAAACCACATGGAATTATGACTGTTCGCGCTGGACATTGATGGTGTGCTGTCGATCGGCCGATGTGGATATAAAAGTATCCTCATACTGCTCAGCGTTGAATCGGCTGCCGCGCATCGTCGACCAAACTTCACTGCCCTCACTGACTAATTCATCGAACAAGTGAAATGCATCCGTTGCCCGGATGAAAATACAATTCGCTTCGGTGGCGTATTTTGCGGCTTCAGTCTCGGCTTTGAGATACGCTTCGTTTTCCGAGGCGCATTTCCACAGGGTGATCCTCTCTTCAAATAACGTTTCTCCTTTCCTGGCTCGCGTGGGATGCGAGAACAGGCAGCGGACGGCATACCAGGGCTCTTTCATATCAAAGCTGTTGAGTGGCGTGAAATGCCTGACGGTCCAAGGCAATAAGTGGAGAGAAAAGATAACCGAGGAAATTTCCCGAATACTCAATCTGGCCGTCGATCGTTTGGCGCTTGTGGAATTCCATTCCTTTGGGCTGCCATACCATTTCATTCGTAATTGAGAGGCCCACGGCGTAGCGCGTTTCACCATTCTGCCAAGGCTGATACTTTCCCAGTAAGCTTGCGGTCAGGTATAAACCAAAATACGCGGCGGCAACGATTGCACATCCGTATCTCAGCTGTTTCTTCATGTCTTAATAGGTTAATCATTGTCTGTTAGATGTCCAAGCGAAAGCGCCAATCAACTTGATCGCAGGCATAGCCGCGCCATTCTGTTGACACCCGGCATGGCGCTGTCATGACTTAACGTGTAAGGGTTTCTCCCAATCTTAACCATTTGCCGCATGTTGCGAACTTTGCTGAGTGCTCTCCTATTAATGACGTTGGTTCCCGCCAGCGCCGATTTGCCGCCGCCACCAGGTTACTCATCCGAGGTGAAAGAACGCCCGAACCCGCGTCAGCGTTCGCGAAGCAGCATCCCGGAATCAGGCGAGCGTGGTTCAGCCCCCATCGTGCAGTCCGGCATGATCGTGATCAATGACGCGGTGGGCGATATCTCCAAAGCAACGGCTAAGGAACACCTGGACTTTGTCCGCGTAACCTTGGCACCCTTAAGCGAGAGCGACATTCTCGTAACGGTGGAGTTCGCTGAGCCGATGCCCAGCGATGCGGCGGAGGACGAGTATTGCGATATCTTTTTCAGCCTCGATCTGGATCGCGATTCCGGCACGGGCACCGAGTTTGGGCAGTTGGGCATCGATTGCGCCATCAAATTTAAGGGCTACGATGCGGTCCAGCCCTGGGAAGGCCGGGTAAAGGCCCATAGTGACGTTGCCAATGACTACGGCCTGAAAGTGCAAGATGTCCAATACGGCGATCAGGCTTTGTCATTTCTCCTGCGCGCCACTGGCCCGAAGAAATTGCAGAACTTCGGCCTGCATATGGGCGCAATGGCGAACTACCGCTCCGTGGACACGATACCGAATGCCTCGCCGCTCTACATCGATCTCAGCCAAGTGGGCTATTAGAGTGCAGGGCGAACGGACATTCAACTTTCAGCAAATTTGCCCCAACGGGGCTACGCAACTATAGCCCAGGGTTGGCTTGAGGCCGCAGAGCGGCTGAACGCCTACCCTGGGAATGCGAATACGTAAATTGCCTATCCCAACGGGATTGCGCAAAACGACAGCTTGCGCAGCCCCGTTGGGGCAGTGTTTGTAGCAATCAAGATATAAAATGAATGTCCGTTGGCCCTAGCCTTTGAAAATCGGCTGCGATCGCGGTGATCCTTTTGTTAACCGATCCGGCACGGCTCCCAAGTGCATAGAAAAGGAGGCGCATTGCGGCACCTCCTTTGGGGAATCTACGATCCCTATCGAGAAAATTGGTATGCTGGATGGTTCAGGCTGCCGGCTCGTCCTGCCGACTATCGTCCAGATATTGGTGCAGGCGCCAGGTTCCGATAACGAGGCCGAGCAGACCGGAGGCGAGCATCAGGCGCTGGCCGGCGTGCCAATAGATGACGGCGAACACCAGCAGGGCAAAGCCCAGCGAGAGAAAGATGAGTGATTGAGCGAAAGTTGAGCTGTTTTCATCTGGCGTGGCAACGCTCGCCAGGGTGGTCAGATGTTTTTCGATGTCCCTCATGATGGGACTTAAGATACTGGATTATGCATACAGGCTGCAAGAAATCAGGTGGTCATTTATCCTTCACCAGCTGAATTTTGAAATGCGTATCTTTCGTTGGTAGAACACCTTAGCCGATTCTCATTTCTGAAGAAATGCAGCGCTGCCGATACAGTCGCGACAAAAAGAAAAAGGGGTATAGGCCCTATTTGCGACTTTTCGCCATTGGGCTATTTACCTTACTAGCGGAAGAGCATCACCGGGATGAGGCAGCGGCGGATGAGGTCCGTGGTGGTGCTACCGATGAGCAGCTCACGGATGCGGCTGTGGCCATAGGCACCCATGATGAGCAGGTCGATACCGCTGCGCTCGACATAGTTCACGATCTCGTCTTCGACGTCGCCGGTGAGCAGTTGGCAATTGGCGTTGATGCCGGCTTCTTCCAGGCGGCCTTCTGCGACACGCAGGGAGCGGGCCAGCTCGTCATCGCCGTGGCCGTTGCTCACGGTGACCACGCTTAGCTCGATTCCGCGCAGGGCCGGCTCGGCAATGAGCCAGTCGATGGCCTTCTGAGCGCTGGCGCTGCCATCGAAGGCGATGACCGCCTTTTGGATGTCGCGGAATTCGCGGTTGCAGATGAAGCAGGGTTGGCGCGATGCGCGGACCACACGCTCCAGGTTGCCGCCCAGGTGGTCCTTGGCCTGGCTGGCACCTTCGCCGCGTTTGCCGAGTAGGATCAGGTTGGCGGCGTCTTCACCGCTTTCGTAGGTATCGAGTGCGTCGACCAGCAGGCCGGTCTCGTGGCTAAAGACGATATTCTCCGCCGACACACCGGCTTCCATCAGCTCGCGGTGAGCGGCTTGCTCGACGAGTTTGGCCTTGTTGCTTTCCATCTCTTCGAGGGCGCCGGTCATCCCTTGATAAGGCGAAGCACCGAGGCTCCCGCCGAGATCAAGCAGGAAGGGCAGTTCAAATTCCCAGAGGCTGGAGACGTAAAGCGCCTCAATACGGGCCCCGGTTAGGCCCGACAGCCAAGCGGCGTAACGACATACGACGCGCGCGTAATCCGAGGCGTCTGTGCAAGCGAGTATCTTATTCATGGGGTTGTCCTTTGGTTAACGACAACCTATGCACGAATGACACTAATCACAAGCCGAACCCACCGGAAATCAGTTATTTATGACTGTCGATTGGGCGCAAAGCCAACGTGGAGCAGCTAAGGTGGCGGCCGGTGCCTGTCCCGCTGAGCGGCGATCCCCACCGGCCAGAGCTTGAAACTAAAAGCTTGAATCGGTCCGCGATTAAACATTGTCCGCGAAACACGCTGGTTGATAAGCATCAAGTCCCCGCCTACATTGTTGCCGGTGAGACACCGGCCGCTACCTTCCTAGGGGCAAATTTTAAGGCTCCTTGCGCGGCACGTCCGACGTCGATTTTTCCTCGGCTGCTTCCTCTTCTTCGGGAATGTCCACTTTGGGGAAAGGCGCGGACTCGGCCTGCCAGAGGTTATCTTCCTCCTCGGAATGCTCAATTTTGCCCGGCTTGGGGAAAGGAGCGTTTTCGGCCTGCCACAGGTCGGCGTTGTCCTCTTTGGGCGCGGGTGGCTTGAGCGGTGAAGGGGGTGACTCAGGCTGAGGCGGTGTTGCGGCCAAGTTGGTATGGGCGGGTAGCGGCGGCGGGGTGCGCGTTACGGGCGCGGGTTGTGGCTCCGGTTGCGGTTTGCTGCGCTTCAGATCCGACGCGGCAACGCCCAGACCGGCAAACAAAACGCCGACGCCAAAAAAGAAAATGTGCCCCAGCCAGCACAGATTTGCCAAGCTCATGAAGGGCTCTGCCCAGTCAATCTCCGGCAGGATCAAGATCTGCAGTATCCACTCGGTAATGCCGAAGACCAGGCCCAGAAAGCCACTGATCGCCGCCAGCACGCCGAAGATGGATCGCGAAGTCATGGCGCGGGAAATATCCGCTTAGGACTTGGCCCAGGAATCTTCCTGACGCTTGAGGAACTCGTTGTAGATCGCGAGCACGACGAGCAGCTTTACCGCAACGCCCAGAATACCCAGCACCATCAGCGGTCCCAGCAGGTTATTGAATTCAAATGGTGGATACATGGCGGCGATTAAAAGGATTAATGGACAAAGATTAAAGGAAAAAGAAAGGCCGTTTAAAGGTGGATTTGGCCCTCCAGATAGAGCACGGCGCGCCCGGAGATGAACACACGCTCGCCGCGGAGCTCACACGACAGGCTACCGCCACGGGGCGAGAGCTGGCGTGCGGTCAGCGTAGTTTTGCCGAGCTTTTTGGCCCAGTAGGGAGTGAGCGCGCAGTGAGCCGAACCCGTCACGGGGTCTTCATTGATGCCGTAGTTGGGCGCGAAAAAGCGGGAAACGAAGTCCACCTCCGTGCCCTTGGCAGTGATGATCACGCCGCGCTTTTTCAGCGGACGCAATTGGTCAAAATCCGGCTGCACGGCGCGGAGGGTCGCCTCATCCGGGAGCACGGCCAGGTAGTCCATGCCGCGGCGACACTCGATCGGCATGACGCCTAGCGCCTCGGCCAGGTGATGTGGCGGGTAGCACTTCTTGGTCGGGATGGCGGGAAAATCCAGCGTAATGTCGTCACCCGCGGCCGTGACTCTTAGCGGGCCGCTCTGGGACTGAAACGTGACCCCGGCCCGCAGCTCCGGCTGTTGTCGAAAGAGCACAAACGCCGTCGCCAAGGTGGCGTGCCCACAGAGATCCACCTCTTTCGTGGGCGTGAACCAGCGCAGCCGGTAGCCATCGCCCTCGGGGACGTAAAACGCCGTTTCCGCCAAGTTATTCTCAGCGGCGATGGACTGCATGACGTCGTCATCCAGCCACTCATCCAGTGGGCAAACTGCAGCGGGGTTCCCCTGAAACAGCGCGTCCGCAAAGGCGTCCACCTGAAACAGAGGAATCGCAGCCATAGCTTAAGCGCGGACTTTGGTGCCGGATGGCACGATGCCATTCTTCATCACCATGATGATGCCGTCGCGCACGTAGAGATCGCCTTCGGACCAGCCGTCGGGCTTGCCCGCGGGGGAGAGCTCCACGTCGTCGCCGATACGGGCGTTTTTATCGATGATGGCGCTGTTGATCTTGCAATTCTTGCCTACGCCGAAGTTGGGGCGCTGGAGCTCGGCATTTTCCTGGCGGTCCTCGTCGGTCTCATACCAGTCGGCACCCATCATGACAACGTCTTGCAGCTCAGTGCCGGTGCCGATCATTGAGCGAACACCGATGACGCAGTGCGTTACCTTGGACTGCGAGATGATGCTGCCGCCGCCAAAGAGGGTGCGGCTTACCTCGGCACCGTTGACCTTGGTGGCCGGCAGGTAGCGGGCACGGGTGTAGATCGGTGCTTTGTCGTCAAAGAAGTTAAACGGCGGAAGCTCGTCGGTGAGGGCCAAATTGGCGTCAAAGAACGCGGCGACCGTTCCGATGTCTTCCCAGTAGTCGTCGTAAATGTAGCTGTTGAGCGATACCTTGCCGAGGAGGCCGGGGATGATTTCCTTGCCGAAGTCGGTCTCGTCACCCGAGAGGGCGTCGCGCATGACGCGGGCCGAGAACACGTAAATACCCATCGAGGCCAGGACGACGTCATCGGGGTTGCCGTCGAGCGTGGAGCGCAGCTTGTCACCGATGATGAGGCTCTCGATCACGGCCGGGTCGGTGGGCTTTTCGACGAATTCCTGGATGGAGTAGTCATCATCGACGCGCATGACGCCGAGGCCGGTCACTTCGGACTTGTGCATAGCCTTGGCGGCGATGGTCAGATCGGACCCGAGCCTGTTGTGGTGCTCGATGATCTTGCGGAAGTCCATGCGGTAAAGCTGGTCTCCGGAGAGGATCAGGAAGAGGTCGTTTTTGCCGTCGTTAAAGTGGTGCAGGTTTTGGCGAACGGCGTCCGCCGTGCCTTGGTACCAGGTCTCGCCGGAGTCGGTCTGCTCGGCCGACATGATGTCCACATAACCGCCGCCAAACGGGTCGAACTGATACGTCGACTGGATGTGGTTGTGCAGCGAGGCGGTGTTGAACTGGGAAAGCAGGTGGATGCGGTTGATCCCCGAATTGAGACAGTTACTAATTGGGATATCGACCAGGCGATATTTGCCGGCGAGCGGCACAGCTGGCTTACAACGTTCCTTAGTCAGCGGGTAAAGCCGGGTTCCGCGGCCGCCGCCCATGATGACGCTTATGACATTTTGATCCATGGCAATTCAGGGTATAAGTGAGTTTATTCTCACCGTTGGCCATAGGGGAAAAAAAATCCAGACTCTTTTGTTACAAAGGCAGATATTAACGTGACTGTCATTTTCTAAAACCCTTGCTTGCGAAACCATCGGCCAATGCCCAGCATCGGCGCTCATGGAATTGAAAGTAATTCTTGCCGACGAAAAAATCTCCCACATTGCCCTGATCGGTCGGATGGATCACGCCGGCGTTTCCGCCGTTGAACTAAAGTTTCTCGCCGCTACCGCCAGCCGGCAGAAGCCGACCCTCGTCGACATGAGCGAGGTTACCTTTGTCGTCTCCCTGGGCATTCGTATGCTCTTGGGTGCCGCCAAGAGCCTCGAAGCCAACGGCAACAAATTGGCCCTGGTTAACACCCAGCCCCTCGTCGCCGAAACCCTCCGCCTGGCCAAGCTGGACGAAGTGTTCATCCTGGCCGATTCCGAAGAAGACGCCCGGGCGAAGCTGGGTGTGTAAGGATCTATTTACTGCGCGTCAGCGAATAAAATTTTAGAACGCGATCGCTGGCGGAACGCGAACCTCTGTGTTCGCCATTTATTCCATCATTCTTCAGGTAGCGCTGGCGCGTCTCGCGTCGCAAGCAGTGCCGTTATACGCAATCAGTTCGTGAAGACGCGTTGGCGATATCCGCTTTCAACGAACATTCCATTTCGTTTCTCCAATCCTTGCGGAGCGGGGACGCTCCGCGCTACCTTTTGAAGTCATGGGATGTCGGCGAACACAGAGGTTCGCGTTCCGCCAGCAATTGCCCTTCTAGTCAGACAAGCCATTTGCCCAATGGGCAAATCCGGATGCGAGGCATCCGAAGGTGCAGCGGCACGCTGCCTAGCCGATCTTGCGGAAGCGCGGGTCCTGCATGTCGATCTTCGGGTGCATGAAGTCGGCGACTTGCGGGTCGGTGCTGGCTTGGAGCTCATCAGGGGTTGCGAGGGCGACGAGTTTGCCGCCCATCAGCAGGCCCACGCGGTCGGCGATGCCGAGGGCCAAGTCGCGGTCGTGAGAGACGACGATGCTGGTCACCGAAAATTCTTCTTTGAGCGTGCCGATGATCTCGGAAATGTTGGCCGCGGTCACGGGGTCGAGCTCCGAGGTGGGCTCATCGTAGAGCAAGAGCTGCGGTTCCATGACGAGGGCACGGGCGATGGCCACGCGCTTGCGCATGCCGCCAGAGAGCTCGGCGGGGAGCTTTTTCGCGGCGTCCTGGATGTGGAGGATTTTCAGGACGCGGTCCACCTTGTCGCGGAGGGTGGACTTGTCGTAGAGGCGGTGCTCGCGCGGGTAAAAGGCGAGGTTGTCAAAGACGCTCATCGAGTTGAAGAGCGCGCCGGCCTGGAAGACGAGCGCGGTGCGGATCTCGCGGTGCGTTGCGGGTTGTTCGGCGTCTTTGCCGTCGATGAGCACTTGGCCGCTGTCGGGCTTTTCCAGATTCACGAGGTGGCGCAGCAGGACGGATTTGCCCGCGCCGCTGGGGCCCATGAGCACAAAGATTTCGCCCGGCTCGACGCTAAAGGAAACGTCGTCCAGCACGACTTGGTCGCCAAAGCGCTTGCTGAGCTGTTTGACTTCGACGCCGACGGGTGTGGTGGATGGTTCGGCCATGGCTTACAGGAAAAGGCGGGTTAACACGTAGTCCAGCAGCAGCACCAGGAACATGCTGGTGACGACTGACCGGGTGACCGAGAAGCCGATCTCGCGCGGGCCGCCGCGGGTGATGAGCCCTTGGTTGCAGGCGATGAGCACCACGACGAAGCCGAAGACCTCGG
This window harbors:
- a CDS encoding ABC transporter ATP-binding protein; its protein translation is MAEPSTTPVGVEVKQLSKRFGDQVVLDDVSFSVEPGEIFVLMGPSGAGKSVLLRHLVNLEKPDSGQVLIDGKDAEQPATHREIRTALVFQAGALFNSMSVFDNLAFYPREHRLYDKSTLRDKVDRVLKILHIQDAAKKLPAELSGGMRKRVAIARALVMEPQLLLYDEPTSELDPVTAANISEIIGTLKEEFSVTSIVVSHDRDLALGIADRVGLLMGGKLVALATPDELQASTDPQVADFMHPKIDMQDPRFRKIG